The genomic stretch AGCAGAAGATCCTCTTCTCCGTACTCGGAGACGTGGAAAGAGAAATCGGGGTGAAACTCACCGCAAGCTTCCTCATGATTCCCCGCAAATCGGTATCAGGGATCTACTTCCCTAAGGAGATCCCCTTTTTGAGCTGCCAGCTCTGCCCGAGAAAGGGCTGCCCTTCCAGGCAAGCGGCGTACGACAAGGAAACGGCCGCAAAGTACGGAGTCGGAGAGTAGAGAGCGCTCTGGTAGCAAGGGGCTGAGAAGGCGTGGGCGGCGGGCGGATTTTCGGGCTGGAAACTTGACATTAACGTAAGTGTTGATATACTCGATATCGGAGGGCAGGTGAGCGAGCATGAGTCCATATCCACTGCCAGGATCAAGGCTCTTCCAATTCTCCGACTACAGGGAAGACCCGGACGACCAAGAGACCGGGCTTTCCCCTTCGCATGGGGCCGCAACCACTGACCCTCTTGTCATCGAGATGGTACATTTGCAGCCGGATCCCCATCAAGGCCCTGGTCAGGCAAGGGCCAAGGCCTCCGGATTGACGCGGCAGGCGGTCAGGGACGGTCGCACGTATGCCGGGGAGTCGAGTATCACAGGTGTCTATCTCGAGGAGATAAACAGGTTCCCCCTCCTCACAAGGAAGAGAGAGATCCAAATCGCAAAAAAGATCGAGGAAAGCAGTCGCAAACTCAGAGACCTGCTCCTCCGGTGTCCCTCTGTTGTCAGGGAGTTTCAACACCCATGGAACGAGCCCCCGAAACGGGGAACGCCGAGCCACTGGAAGGAAGACCTCGTTCCAAAGGTGATCGGCCACCTCGGCAAAGAGGCCGAATCGGCCGGGGCTCATTCAAGTGGTCTCAAGGAGCTGATCAAGGAGTTGAAAAGGGCAGAGGCCGAGCTGAAGTCGGCCAAGGCGGAAATGATCCAGGCGAACCTCCGACTCGTGGTCAGTATCGCCAAAATCTACATAAACCGGGGTCTCTCATTCCTCGACCTCATTCAAGAGGGAAACATGGGCCTGATGAAGGCGGTCACCAGATACGACTACAGGAAGGGGTTCAAGTTCAGTACCTATGCTTCCTGGTGGATCAGGCAGGCCATGACCAGAGCCCTGGCAGACAAGTCCAGGACAATAAGGATTCCGAATCATCTCCTGGAAACGAGGAGCAAGGCTTCCAAAGCCTCGCAGCAGCTAATCAGGGACCTGGGCAGGGATCCCCTCCCCGAGGAGGTCGCCGAAAGGGCGAGACTCCCCCTTAACAACCTGTTGAAATCCATGTCTCTGGCCCGGGAGCCTATATCCCTGGAGACTCCTGTCGGCGACGACGGCGGCACGCTGCAGGACCTTCTGGAGGGTGAACAGAACGCGGATTTCGGCGAAGAACTCCTCGAGAGAATCGACCTCACTGCGAAGGTGAACAATCTCCTGTGCCTTCTCGACCCGAGAGAGCAGGAGATCCTGCGCCTCCGCTTCGGAATCGGTCTGGCCTCACCCCGTACCTTGGAGGAGGTCGGGAAGCGATTCGGGATATCGAGGGAACGGGTCCGACAGATCGAGGAAAGGGCGCTGAGAAAACTCAAATCTCCTGTCCGATCCGATACAAACAGGGCAGAAAGCCTGTGAGAGGACAGATCTCTTGCTCCTTCGCTCCCGACTCCTCGGGAGATTCCATTTGACAGAGTCCATTGGGAATAGTAGTTTTCTGGGATAGAGGTTCGGTTCTCTCGTGGGACCGTGTATCCTGGTCGTATAAGAGTCCTGTGGACATGATCGTAAAGCTCATCGATGTGACAAAGGTCTACGACCAAGGTCCCCAAAAGGTCCTTGCCCTCGATGGTGTCAACCTGGAGATCCCCCAAGGGCAGTTTCTGGCCATCAGGGGACCGAGTGGATGCGGGAAGACTACCCTGATAAACCTCCTCGGCGGCCTCGACGTTCCAACCCGGGGCAGGATAGTGATCGACGGGTTTGTCCTCAACGAGCTGGATGAAGACCAACTGACCCGTTTCAGAAGAGACCGGGTGGGGATCATATTCCAGTTCTTCAATCTCCTTCCGATTCTGGACGTTCTGGAGAATGTGGCTCTCCCCTTCCTGATCAGGGGGAAACCTGCCAGGGAAGCCAACGAAAGAGCCATGGAACTCCTCCAAATGGTGGGGCTCCTGGATCGCCGCCACCATCACGCCCAGGATATCTCCGGTGGAGAGATGCAACGGGTTGCCATTGCGAGGGCTCTTATCAACGATCCGGACATGATTCTCGCAGACGAACCCACGGGCAACCTCGACTCCAAGAGCGGAAACAGAATCCTGGAGATACTCTCACGGCTGAAGTCCGATCTCAAGAAGACCGTTGTTCTGGCCACACACAGCGGCGATGCCACGCGGTTTGTGGATAGAGAACTCGCCATGCGAGACGGACGGTTGCGGGAAAAAGGAGAAATCGTGGATTGATCCATCTGATCCGTCTTTTTTCTCTCCGCCACTTCTACCTCCAAAAATGGAACACCGCCCTCACCCTGGTGGGCATCGCCCTGGGAGTGGCCGTCTTTGTCAGTATCAGAATCTCGATCAATAGCGCCCTGGGCGCCTTCGAAAGCACCATCGATCACGTGGCCGGCAGGACGACCCTCGAAATCACCTCTCCGGGCAGCGGCTTTGATGAGAACCTGTTCCCTCTGGTAGCAAACACGAAGGGAGTCGAAGCGGCGACCCCTATCGTCCAGTCTGTAGTCGAGTGCGCCCAACACGGCCACGAACCCCTCCTCGTTCTTGGAATAGATATCTTCAGCGACCAGCGGTTCCGCTCCTACCGGTTCGGGAGAGATGGAGAGGAAGACGATCTCCTCCGCTTCCTCCTCGAACCGAGAGCCATCGCCGTAACCCGGACTTTCGCTCGCAGGTTGGGCCTCGCCCTGGGATCCAGGCTGGATCTGCTGATCGGAGCAGAGAGGGTTTCTTTCACAATAAGGGGGATCATGGACGAACAGGGCCCTGCCAGGGCCCTGGGCGGAAACTTCGCTCTTGTCGACATCGCCCATGCACAGGAGACCTTTGGCCGAGTCGGCCTTCTGGATAGGATCGATCTTATCGTCATGCCCCAGGTTTCCCCAGAGGCCGTCGCACGGAGGCTGAGAGAGAAGCTTCCTGGCCACCTCCTGGTCCGCCGGCCACGGACCCGTAACAAGCAGGTGGAAAACATGATCGGGGCTTTCAGACTGAACCTTACTGCCCTCAGCTTCATCGCGCTCTTTGTCGGGATGTTCCTGATCTACAACTCCATGTCGATCTCCGTAATCAGGAGGCGCCGTGAGATAGGGATCATCAGAAGCCTCGGTCTGTCGAGAAACACGGTACTCGCCCTGTTCCTCCTCGAGGGTGCGATCCTGGGCTTTCTCGGGGCGGTACTCGGGATCGGAGTAGGTCTCATCATGGCCAAGTTCACCCTGGCCTCGGTCTCCAAGACCGTCACCGCCCTCTACATTCTGGTAAAGGCCGAGCACCTCAGTGTCTCAGCATCGACTCTGATTCTCGGAGTGCTTATCTCCGTGGCGGTCTCGATCATCTCGGCCGCGGGACCAGCCCTCGAGGCCTCCAGAACTACACCCCGCTCAGCCCTGCTGCCCCTCGGTCTCGACCGGAAGGTGGCCTTCCACACGGGCAGGCTCCTATACGGAGGATTGGGGGCCCTGGCTCTCGCCGGACTGTTCGCAATCCAGAAGCCGGTCTTCGGAAGGCCGCTTTTCGGCTTTGCAGCCGCCTTTCTGATCCTGGCCGGAT from Deltaproteobacteria bacterium encodes the following:
- a CDS encoding ABC transporter permease, giving the protein MIHLIRLFSLRHFYLQKWNTALTLVGIALGVAVFVSIRISINSALGAFESTIDHVAGRTTLEITSPGSGFDENLFPLVANTKGVEAATPIVQSVVECAQHGHEPLLVLGIDIFSDQRFRSYRFGRDGEEDDLLRFLLEPRAIAVTRTFARRLGLALGSRLDLLIGAERVSFTIRGIMDEQGPARALGGNFALVDIAHAQETFGRVGLLDRIDLIVMPQVSPEAVARRLREKLPGHLLVRRPRTRNKQVENMIGAFRLNLTALSFIALFVGMFLIYNSMSISVIRRRREIGIIRSLGLSRNTVLALFLLEGAILGFLGAVLGIGVGLIMAKFTLASVSKTVTALYILVKAEHLSVSASTLILGVLISVAVSIISAAGPALEASRTTPRSALLPLGLDRKVAFHTGRLLYGGLGALALAGLFAIQKPVFGRPLFGFAAAFLILAGFSLIIPAGVGRLTTLFTPLIQRLWGTEGRMAGRYFRDSLTRTTITIAALMTALAMLISISLMILSFRKTVDAWVGQAITADLILSPAGAAVSAWEFFLPPPVLAYARKHPDVKAVDMIHVTEMEYRRRPVLLWAAVTPVLLGQSQIRFVRGDRQKIIQSVTHRGRIIISETFSSKFGFKEGQDLMLQTPQGPKLFRIAGIFYDYTTENGMIIIDLDLYQRIWKDTRINRAALFLKDPSSITRVRKEILRRFSGRYQVLAVSNRQLRTRILSIFDQTFSIAHALKVIAFVVAALGIINSMQALVLERERDLGILRAVGTSRRQIRKMTLLEAQLMGMTGFLFGAPTGVLLSLVLIYVINKQSFGWTIRFSPVPSVFVQSLVLVVLAAFMAGLIPARWATRKRVSDAVKLE
- a CDS encoding sigma-70 family RNA polymerase sigma factor, which gives rise to MSPYPLPGSRLFQFSDYREDPDDQETGLSPSHGAATTDPLVIEMVHLQPDPHQGPGQARAKASGLTRQAVRDGRTYAGESSITGVYLEEINRFPLLTRKREIQIAKKIEESSRKLRDLLLRCPSVVREFQHPWNEPPKRGTPSHWKEDLVPKVIGHLGKEAESAGAHSSGLKELIKELKRAEAELKSAKAEMIQANLRLVVSIAKIYINRGLSFLDLIQEGNMGLMKAVTRYDYRKGFKFSTYASWWIRQAMTRALADKSRTIRIPNHLLETRSKASKASQQLIRDLGRDPLPEEVAERARLPLNNLLKSMSLAREPISLETPVGDDGGTLQDLLEGEQNADFGEELLERIDLTAKVNNLLCLLDPREQEILRLRFGIGLASPRTLEEVGKRFGISRERVRQIEERALRKLKSPVRSDTNRAESL
- a CDS encoding ABC transporter ATP-binding protein, with the translated sequence MIVKLIDVTKVYDQGPQKVLALDGVNLEIPQGQFLAIRGPSGCGKTTLINLLGGLDVPTRGRIVIDGFVLNELDEDQLTRFRRDRVGIIFQFFNLLPILDVLENVALPFLIRGKPAREANERAMELLQMVGLLDRRHHHAQDISGGEMQRVAIARALINDPDMILADEPTGNLDSKSGNRILEILSRLKSDLKKTVVLATHSGDATRFVDRELAMRDGRLREKGEIVD